In Rattus rattus isolate New Zealand chromosome 9, Rrattus_CSIRO_v1, whole genome shotgun sequence, a genomic segment contains:
- the Mcrip2 gene encoding MAPK regulated corepressor interacting protein 2 isoform X2: MYTLTKGPSKLVAQRRTGATQQQVESRLGELLKCRQPVPPTALPTREQSSAQPQGPWPLASPGPRLVFNRVNGRRPLSTSPSLEGTQETYTVAHEENVRFVSEAWQQVERQLDGCPADDGGPRPVQYVESTPDPRLQTVREGMLP, translated from the exons ATGTACACTCTCACCAAGGGCCCCAGCAAGCTGGTCGCGCAGCGCCGCACAG GTGCCACACAGCAGCAGGTGGAGAGCAGGCTTGGCGAGCTCCTGAAATGCCGGCAGCCCGTGCCGCCGACCGCGCTACCCACGCGCGAGCAGTCCTCTGCACAGCCTCAGGGACCCTGGCCCCTTGCAAG TCCGGGGCCAAGGCTTGTGTTCAATCGAGTGAATGGCCGGAGGCCCCTCAGCACCTCCCCATCCCTCGAGGGGACCCAAGAGACCTACACAGTGGCCCACGAGGAGAACGTCCGATTTGTGTCCGAAG CCTGGCAGCAGGTAGAGCGACAGCTGGATGGCTGCCCTGCCGATGACGGCGGCCCACGGCCTGTGCAGTATGTGGAGAGCACTCCTGATCCCCGGCTACAGA CTGTCCGGGAAGGAATGTTGCCATAG
- the Mcrip2 gene encoding MAPK regulated corepressor interacting protein 2 isoform X1 yields the protein MYTLTKGPSKLVAQRRTGATQQQVESRLGELLKCRQPVPPTALPTREQSSAQPQGPWPLASPGPRLVFNRVNGRRPLSTSPSLEGTQETYTVAHEENVRFVSEAWQQVERQLDGCPADDGGPRPVQYVESTPDPRLQNFVPIDLDEWWAQQFLAKITNCS from the exons ATGTACACTCTCACCAAGGGCCCCAGCAAGCTGGTCGCGCAGCGCCGCACAG GTGCCACACAGCAGCAGGTGGAGAGCAGGCTTGGCGAGCTCCTGAAATGCCGGCAGCCCGTGCCGCCGACCGCGCTACCCACGCGCGAGCAGTCCTCTGCACAGCCTCAGGGACCCTGGCCCCTTGCAAG TCCGGGGCCAAGGCTTGTGTTCAATCGAGTGAATGGCCGGAGGCCCCTCAGCACCTCCCCATCCCTCGAGGGGACCCAAGAGACCTACACAGTGGCCCACGAGGAGAACGTCCGATTTGTGTCCGAAG CCTGGCAGCAGGTAGAGCGACAGCTGGATGGCTGCCCTGCCGATGACGGCGGCCCACGGCCTGTGCAGTATGTGGAGAGCACTCCTGATCCCCGGCTACAGA ACTTTGTACCTATTGACCTGGATGAGTGGTGGGCACAGCAGTTCCTGGCTAAAATCACCAACTGTTCCTAA